The Mycosarcoma maydis chromosome 17, whole genome shotgun sequence DNA window CAACCCTCTCCAAACATGACGTCTACAGCTGCCAAAATCCTCAAGAATGCCTCGTCCGGAGTGCTGCGTCTGGGCATGATGCCCGCCGACGGTATCGGGCGAGAAGTGCTTCCGTGTGCGCAGAGGATTTTGCAGAACACGCCTGGTGCTCCCAAGTTTGAATTCgttcatctcgacgccgGATTCGAGCACTTCCAGAAAACTGGATCTGCACTACCAGAGGAGACGGTCAAGGCTCTCAAGAATGACTGTCACGGTGCCATGTTCGGATCCGTCTCCAGCCCGTCGCACAAGGTTGAGGGTTACAGCTCGCCCATCGTCAAGCTGAGGAAGGAGCTGGATCTGTATGCCAACATTCGACCCGTTGTTGGCGTCAGGGGTACCAAGGACGATGAAAAGTTCATTGACAGCGTCATCATTCGTGAAAACACGGAATGCTTGGTAAGTCTTGATTCGTATTTGCTCGGATGGGATGGGCACAAGCACATCGCTCCTACTCCCTGCAATTGGATGCTGACCTCCAACCTTTTCACGATGTGTTTCTGCCGTATTAtcgcttcttgtccttttATGACTTGGTAACAGTACATCAAATCGGAGACGAGCGAATCCGGTCCAGATGGACAAATCGCCCGCGCTATCCGACAGATCACCGAGAAAGCTTCTACTCGCATCGGCAAGAAGGCCTTCGAGGTGGCGCTTGCTCGCAAGGAGCTTCGCAAGACGACGCAGCCCTCGTACGTTCCCACTGTCACCATCTGCCACAAGTCCAATGTGCTCAGTGTTACCGACGGTCTCTTCCGCACCTCCGTGCGCGGTATCTACGAGCAGGACCAGAAGGCCAACGGCGGTGCTGGTCGATACGAGGaggtcaagctcaacgagcaACTCGTCGACTCGATGGTGTACCGTCTATTCCGCGAACCTGAGGTGTTTGACGTGGTTGTGGCACCTAACTTGTACGGCGACATTGTGTcggacgctgctgctgccctCGTGGGCTCGTTGGGTCTCGTGCCCTCAGTGAACGCTGGTGACAGCTTTTTCATGGTAAGTTCCCGATCCCTCATAGACACTTTTGCTTCAATCTTTCCGGTGACAAAATCGACTGACATCCTTGACTTTTGGCTTCGGGCTTTGACAGGGCGAACCCGTTCACGGTTCAGCACCGGACATTGCCGGTCAGGGCAAAGCCAACCCGATCGCTTCGATCCGCTCGGCCGCGCTCATGCTCGAGTACATGGGTTACACCGAACCCGCCCTCAAGATCTACACTGCAGTCGACCAGGTCATCCGCGAGGGCAAGTACCTCACTCCCGACCTTGGTGGCTCGGCTACCACCACCCAGTGCGAAGAAGCTATCCTCAAGAAGATCCAGGAAGCCTAATTCGAGCACAACTCCCGCCCCTACCTCGTCCGATACATACGTCGTGTCTTTCCTCTTAGCTTGATGAACAGTCCACACACCCCAAAATTCGTCCAGTATTTGATATCTTCGATATGGTAAATCAACCAAAATCCGCTTTGCAgcgttgatgatgagcgTGCACGTGTGAAAACGAGTGCCAAAATCAATCTTGCAAGCTCACGATTTCCGTCCGCAACGTTGATGGGATCCCAGTTCAGTCTTCACCAAATAGCCGAAGCTTTGGGTCCTCTCTCGTTAGTGATCGAATGCCCCTCGCCCTTCAACCACAGCCTAGGGATCGCGCAAGCAAGAGCATCACATAAAAGCAGGGCTTAGGATAACTTACCATAAGCATGCGGTCGTCACTACAGCTACAGTCCAAAACGTGGTTATATTTGCAATGTTCAGCTAGCCAAATATGAAGCTGGCCGGTTGGCCCAATGGTAAGGCGTCTGACTACGATCAGCCTCTTAGAGGTTGGAGTTAATCAGGAGATTCTGGGTTCGAGCCCCAGGCTGGTCATTCTTTTTTTATTTTATTTGCCGgtgattttttttttgtctTTTTTGCTGTGCGTCCTTTTCTTGGTTCATTAATGACCCATGTTTACATACAGCGAAATGAACAACAATGAGGTGAATTCACAACTTGAACCTTCGTGCCCAAGTTGGGGAGACTGTTGTGTTTCTTGCACTTGCAGGTTGTGCAAGGCAAGTTGACTAGGAAGATGCTACACAGAGCCAGATGTTTCCACCTCAGTAGCAAGATTGATGAACATATGTCAGGTGGCAATCAGAAACGTGAAGGAGACagtctcgtgtctgtgcGTGACATTCCAATTCTGCAAACATCTGAGCTTGATCCTGCATTTGTTTCGTCCACGTTGAACTCATGTTTTATGCGAAGACAACTCTCCCATCACAGCCCAACACTCAATCAGTCACTTTCCATACAACAAGCGTGTTACGACGCATTTGAACGTAAGATTCAAACCCATGCCCATGACCCCTCAATATCTAAGAAGCAAAAGAAGATATAAAGCTCAGAACATCTC harbors:
- a CDS encoding putative homoisocitrate dehydrogenase, with amino-acid sequence MTSTAAKILKNASSGVLRLGMMPADGIGREVLPCAQRILQNTPGAPKFEFVHLDAGFEHFQKTGSALPEETVKALKNDCHGAMFGSVSSPSHKVEGYSSPIVKLRKELDLYANIRPVVGVRGTKDDEKFIDSVIIRENTECLYIKSETSESGPDGQIARAIRQITEKASTRIGKKAFEVALARKELRKTTQPSYVPTVTICHKSNVLSVTDGLFRTSVRGIYEQDQKANGGAGRYEEVKLNEQLVDSMVYRLFREPEVFDVVVAPNLYGDIVSDAAAALVGSLGLVPSVNAGDSFFMGEPVHGSAPDIAGQGKANPIASIRSAALMLEYMGYTEPALKIYTAVDQVIREGKYLTPDLGGSATTTQCEEAILKKIQEA